One genomic region from Hirundo rustica isolate bHirRus1 chromosome 5, bHirRus1.pri.v3, whole genome shotgun sequence encodes:
- the PAQR3 gene encoding progestin and adipoQ receptor family member 3 isoform X1: protein MHQKLLRSAHYIELGSYQYWPVLVPRGIRLYTYEQIPVFLKDNPYITDGYRAYLPSRLCIKSLFILSNETVNIWSHLLGFLLFFTLGIYDLTAVLPAAGASREDFVICSVCLFCFQVCMLCSVGYHLFCCHRSEKTSRRWMALDYAGISIGILGCYVSGVFYAFYCSNYWRQVYLITVLAMILAVFFAQIHPSYLTQQWHRLRSIIFCSVSGYGIIPTIHWVWLNGGVGASIVQEFAPRVFVMYFIAAVAFLFYISKVPERYFPGQLNYLGSSHQVWHILAVVMLYWWHQSTVYIMQYRHSKPCPEYSADL, encoded by the exons ATGCACCAGAAGCTGCTACGCAGCGCGCACTACATCGAGCTGGGCAGCTACCAATACTGGCCGGTGCTGGTGCCCCGCGGCATCCGGCTGTACACGTACGAGCAGATCCCGGTGTTCCTGAAGGACAACCCCTACATCACCGATGGATACCGCGCCTACCTGCCCTCCCGCCTCTGCATCAAGAG cctcttcATCCTCTCCAACGAGACCGTCAACATCTGGAGCCACCTGCTCGgcttcctgctcttcttcacGCTGGGCATCTACGACCTGACGGCCGTGCTGCCGGCGGCCGGCGCCTCCCGCGAGGATTTCGTCATCTGCTCCGTCTGCCTCTTCTGCTTCCAG GTCTGTATGCTTTGCTCAGTAGGATATCACCTGTTCTGCTGTCACCGCTCTGAGAAGACCAGCCGGCGCTGGATGGCACTGGATTACGCGGGAATTTCCATCGGGATCCTGGGCTGCTACGTATCAGGGGTGTTCTATGCCTTCTATTGCAGTAAT TACTGGCGCCAGGTGTATTTGATCACTGTGCTGGCCATGATCCTGGCAGTGTTTTTTGCTCAGATCCACCCCAGTTACCTCacacagcagtggcacaggctgCGCTCCATCATCTTCTGCTCCGTGTCTGGCTACGGAATAATTCCCACCATCCACTGGGTTTGGCTCAATGGTGGTGTTGGTGCATCCATTGTacag gaGTTTGCTCCGCGGGTATTTGTCATGTACTTCATCGCTGCTGTAGCTTTTCTCTTCTATATTTCCAAAGTTCCAGAAAGATACTTCCCAG GCCAGCTGAACTACCTCGGCTCGAGCCACCAGGTGTGGCACATCCTGGCAGTGGTGATGCTGTACTGGTGGCACCAGTCCACAGTGTACATCATGCAGTACCGACACAGCAAGCCCTGCCCCGAGTACAGCGCGGACTTGTGA
- the PAQR3 gene encoding progestin and adipoQ receptor family member 3 isoform X2, translating to MHQKLLRSAHYIELGSYQYWPVLVPRGIRLYTYEQIPVFLKDNPYITDGYRAYLPSRLCIKSLFILSNETVNIWSHLLGFLLFFTLGIYDLTAVLPAAGASREDFVICSVCLFCFQVCMLCSVGYHLFCCHRSEKTSRRWMALDYAGISIGILGCYVSGVFYAFYCSNYWRQVYLITVLAMILAVFFAQIHPSYLTQQWHRLRSIIFCSVSGYGIIPTIHWVWLNGGVGASIVQEFAPRVFVMYFIAAVAFLFYISKVPERYFPEAAQEDS from the exons ATGCACCAGAAGCTGCTACGCAGCGCGCACTACATCGAGCTGGGCAGCTACCAATACTGGCCGGTGCTGGTGCCCCGCGGCATCCGGCTGTACACGTACGAGCAGATCCCGGTGTTCCTGAAGGACAACCCCTACATCACCGATGGATACCGCGCCTACCTGCCCTCCCGCCTCTGCATCAAGAG cctcttcATCCTCTCCAACGAGACCGTCAACATCTGGAGCCACCTGCTCGgcttcctgctcttcttcacGCTGGGCATCTACGACCTGACGGCCGTGCTGCCGGCGGCCGGCGCCTCCCGCGAGGATTTCGTCATCTGCTCCGTCTGCCTCTTCTGCTTCCAG GTCTGTATGCTTTGCTCAGTAGGATATCACCTGTTCTGCTGTCACCGCTCTGAGAAGACCAGCCGGCGCTGGATGGCACTGGATTACGCGGGAATTTCCATCGGGATCCTGGGCTGCTACGTATCAGGGGTGTTCTATGCCTTCTATTGCAGTAAT TACTGGCGCCAGGTGTATTTGATCACTGTGCTGGCCATGATCCTGGCAGTGTTTTTTGCTCAGATCCACCCCAGTTACCTCacacagcagtggcacaggctgCGCTCCATCATCTTCTGCTCCGTGTCTGGCTACGGAATAATTCCCACCATCCACTGGGTTTGGCTCAATGGTGGTGTTGGTGCATCCATTGTacag gaGTTTGCTCCGCGGGTATTTGTCATGTACTTCATCGCTGCTGTAGCTTTTCTCTTCTATATTTCCAAAGTTCCAGAAAGATACTTCCCAG AGGCAGCACAAGAGGATTCGTGA